One genomic segment of Pseudorca crassidens isolate mPseCra1 chromosome X, mPseCra1.hap1, whole genome shotgun sequence includes these proteins:
- the SLC35A2 gene encoding UDP-galactose translocator isoform X2 encodes MAAVGSGGSPAAAGPGVVSAGMLEPGTTTAGNVKHLVLFLHEAVLVQYVDTLKLAVPSLIYTLQNNLQYVAISNLPAATFQVTYQLKILTTALFSVLMLNRSLSRLQWASLLLLFTGVAIVQAQQAGGGSPRPLDQNPGAGLAAVVASCLSSGFAGVYFEKILKGSSGSVWLRNLQLGLFGTALGLVGLWWAEGTAVAHRGFFFGYTPAVWGVVLNQAFGGLLVAVVVKYADNILKGFATSLSIVLSTVASIRLFGFHVDPLFALGAGLVIGAVYLYSLPRGAAKAIASASASTSGPCTHQQPPGQPPPPQLSSHRGDVSTEPFLPKLLTKVKGS; translated from the exons ATGGCAGCGGTGGGGTCCGGCGGTTCCCCCGCGGCGGCCGGGCCAGGGGTGGTCTCTGCAGGGATGTTGGAGCCTGGGACCACGACTGCGG GTAACGTGAAGCACCTGGTTCTTTTCCTCCACGAGGCTGTCCTGGTGCAGTATGTGGACACACTCAAGCTCGCAGTGCCCTCTCTCATCTACACCTTGCAGAATAACCTCCAGTATGTTGCCATCTCCAACCTGCCAGCTGCCACTTTCCAG GTCACGTACCAGCTGAAGATCCTGACCACGGCACTGTTCTCCGTGCTTATGCTGAACCGCAGCCTTTCCCGGCTGCAGTGGGCCTCCCTGCTGCTCCTCTTCACCGGAGTCGCCATTGTCCAGGCACAGCAAGCCGGCGGTGGGAGCCCGCGGCCTCTGGATCAGAACCCTGGGGCGGGCCTAGCAGCTGTCGTGGCGTCCTGTCTGTCCTCGGGATTTGCAGGTGTCTACTTTGAGAAGATCCTCAAAGGCAGCTCAGGCTCCGTGTGGCTGCGCAACCTGCAGCTGGGCCTCTTCGGCACAGCCCTGGGCCTGGTGGGGCTCTGGTGGGCCGAGGGCACCGCTGTAGCCCACCGCGGCTTCTTTTTCGGGTACACGCCTGCTGTCTGGGGCGTGGTGCTCAACCAGGCCTTCGGCGGGCTACTGGTGGCTGTTGTCGTCAAGTATGCCGACAATATCCTCAAGGGCTTTGCCACCTCCTTGTCCATTGTGCTGTCCACTGTTGCCTCCATCCGCCTCTTTGGCTTCCACGTGGACCCTTTGTTTGCCCTTGGTGCAGGGCTGGTCATCGGTGCCGTCTACCTCTACAGCCTGCCCCGAGGTGCAGCCAAAGCCATAGCTTCCGCGTCTGCCTCCACCTCTGGGCCCTGCACTCACCAGCAGCCTCCGGGGCAGCCACCGCCACCGCAGCTGTCTTCCCACCGTGGAGACGTCAGCACGGAGCCCTTTCTGCCAAA GTTGCTCACCAAGGTGAAGGGTTCCTAG
- the SLC35A2 gene encoding UDP-galactose translocator isoform X1 produces MAAVGSGGSPAAAGPGVVSAGMLEPGTTTAAHRRLKYISLAVLVVQNASLILSIRYARTLPGDRFFATTAVVMAEVLKGLTCLLLLFAQKRGNVKHLVLFLHEAVLVQYVDTLKLAVPSLIYTLQNNLQYVAISNLPAATFQVTYQLKILTTALFSVLMLNRSLSRLQWASLLLLFTGVAIVQAQQAGGGSPRPLDQNPGAGLAAVVASCLSSGFAGVYFEKILKGSSGSVWLRNLQLGLFGTALGLVGLWWAEGTAVAHRGFFFGYTPAVWGVVLNQAFGGLLVAVVVKYADNILKGFATSLSIVLSTVASIRLFGFHVDPLFALGAGLVIGAVYLYSLPRGAAKAIASASASTSGPCTHQQPPGQPPPPQLSSHRGDVSTEPFLPKLLTKVKGS; encoded by the exons ATGGCAGCGGTGGGGTCCGGCGGTTCCCCCGCGGCGGCCGGGCCAGGGGTGGTCTCTGCAGGGATGTTGGAGCCTGGGACCACGACTGCGG CTCACCGGCGCCTCAAATACATATCCCTAGCTGTGCTGGTGGTCCAGAATGCCTCCCTCATCCTCAGCATCCGCTATGCCCGCACATTGCCTGGGGACCGCTTCTTTGCCACCACTGCTGTGGTCATGGCTGAAGTGCTCAAAGGTCTCACTTGCCTGCTGCTGCTCTTCGCACAGAAGAGGG GTAACGTGAAGCACCTGGTTCTTTTCCTCCACGAGGCTGTCCTGGTGCAGTATGTGGACACACTCAAGCTCGCAGTGCCCTCTCTCATCTACACCTTGCAGAATAACCTCCAGTATGTTGCCATCTCCAACCTGCCAGCTGCCACTTTCCAG GTCACGTACCAGCTGAAGATCCTGACCACGGCACTGTTCTCCGTGCTTATGCTGAACCGCAGCCTTTCCCGGCTGCAGTGGGCCTCCCTGCTGCTCCTCTTCACCGGAGTCGCCATTGTCCAGGCACAGCAAGCCGGCGGTGGGAGCCCGCGGCCTCTGGATCAGAACCCTGGGGCGGGCCTAGCAGCTGTCGTGGCGTCCTGTCTGTCCTCGGGATTTGCAGGTGTCTACTTTGAGAAGATCCTCAAAGGCAGCTCAGGCTCCGTGTGGCTGCGCAACCTGCAGCTGGGCCTCTTCGGCACAGCCCTGGGCCTGGTGGGGCTCTGGTGGGCCGAGGGCACCGCTGTAGCCCACCGCGGCTTCTTTTTCGGGTACACGCCTGCTGTCTGGGGCGTGGTGCTCAACCAGGCCTTCGGCGGGCTACTGGTGGCTGTTGTCGTCAAGTATGCCGACAATATCCTCAAGGGCTTTGCCACCTCCTTGTCCATTGTGCTGTCCACTGTTGCCTCCATCCGCCTCTTTGGCTTCCACGTGGACCCTTTGTTTGCCCTTGGTGCAGGGCTGGTCATCGGTGCCGTCTACCTCTACAGCCTGCCCCGAGGTGCAGCCAAAGCCATAGCTTCCGCGTCTGCCTCCACCTCTGGGCCCTGCACTCACCAGCAGCCTCCGGGGCAGCCACCGCCACCGCAGCTGTCTTCCCACCGTGGAGACGTCAGCACGGAGCCCTTTCTGCCAAA GTTGCTCACCAAGGTGAAGGGTTCCTAG
- the SLC35A2 gene encoding UDP-galactose translocator isoform X4, with amino-acid sequence MAAVGSGGSPAAAGPGVVSAGMLEPGTTTAETILSWRRVERAEVGVQDLPHPFPDTSARIPAHRRLKYISLAVLVVQNASLILSIRYARTLPGDRFFATTAVVMAEVLKGLTCLLLLFAQKRGNVKHLVLFLHEAVLVQYVDTLKLAVPSLIYTLQNNLQYVAISNLPAATFQVTYQLKILTTALFSVLMLNRSLSRLQWASLLLLFTGVAIVQAQQAGGGSPRPLDQNPGAGLAAVVASCLSSGFAGVYFEKILKGSSGSVWLRNLQLGLFGTALGLVGLWWAEGTAVAHRGFFFGYTPAVWGVVLNQAFGGLLVAVVVKYADNILKGFATSLSIVLSTVASIRLFGFHVDPLFALGAGLVIGAVYLYSLPRGAAKAIASASASTSGPCTHQQPPGQPPPPQLSSHRGDVSTEPFLPKSVLVK; translated from the exons ATGGCAGCGGTGGGGTCCGGCGGTTCCCCCGCGGCGGCCGGGCCAGGGGTGGTCTCTGCAGGGATGTTGGAGCCTGGGACCACGACTGCGG AGACCATTCTGAGTTGGAGGCGGGT agagagggctgAGGTGGGTGTCCAGGACCTGCCCCACCCATTTCCTGACACCTCAGCAAGGATTCCAG CTCACCGGCGCCTCAAATACATATCCCTAGCTGTGCTGGTGGTCCAGAATGCCTCCCTCATCCTCAGCATCCGCTATGCCCGCACATTGCCTGGGGACCGCTTCTTTGCCACCACTGCTGTGGTCATGGCTGAAGTGCTCAAAGGTCTCACTTGCCTGCTGCTGCTCTTCGCACAGAAGAGGG GTAACGTGAAGCACCTGGTTCTTTTCCTCCACGAGGCTGTCCTGGTGCAGTATGTGGACACACTCAAGCTCGCAGTGCCCTCTCTCATCTACACCTTGCAGAATAACCTCCAGTATGTTGCCATCTCCAACCTGCCAGCTGCCACTTTCCAG GTCACGTACCAGCTGAAGATCCTGACCACGGCACTGTTCTCCGTGCTTATGCTGAACCGCAGCCTTTCCCGGCTGCAGTGGGCCTCCCTGCTGCTCCTCTTCACCGGAGTCGCCATTGTCCAGGCACAGCAAGCCGGCGGTGGGAGCCCGCGGCCTCTGGATCAGAACCCTGGGGCGGGCCTAGCAGCTGTCGTGGCGTCCTGTCTGTCCTCGGGATTTGCAGGTGTCTACTTTGAGAAGATCCTCAAAGGCAGCTCAGGCTCCGTGTGGCTGCGCAACCTGCAGCTGGGCCTCTTCGGCACAGCCCTGGGCCTGGTGGGGCTCTGGTGGGCCGAGGGCACCGCTGTAGCCCACCGCGGCTTCTTTTTCGGGTACACGCCTGCTGTCTGGGGCGTGGTGCTCAACCAGGCCTTCGGCGGGCTACTGGTGGCTGTTGTCGTCAAGTATGCCGACAATATCCTCAAGGGCTTTGCCACCTCCTTGTCCATTGTGCTGTCCACTGTTGCCTCCATCCGCCTCTTTGGCTTCCACGTGGACCCTTTGTTTGCCCTTGGTGCAGGGCTGGTCATCGGTGCCGTCTACCTCTACAGCCTGCCCCGAGGTGCAGCCAAAGCCATAGCTTCCGCGTCTGCCTCCACCTCTGGGCCCTGCACTCACCAGCAGCCTCCGGGGCAGCCACCGCCACCGCAGCTGTCTTCCCACCGTGGAGACGTCAGCACGGAGCCCTTTCTGCCAAAGTCAGTGCTGGTGAAGTGA
- the SLC35A2 gene encoding UDP-galactose translocator isoform X3, with protein MAAVGSGGSPAAAGPGVVSAGMLEPGTTTAGNVKHLVLFLHEAVLVQYVDTLKLAVPSLIYTLQNNLQYVAISNLPAATFQVTYQLKILTTALFSVLMLNRSLSRLQWASLLLLFTGVAIVQAQQAGGGSPRPLDQNPGAGLAAVVASCLSSGFAGVYFEKILKGSSGSVWLRNLQLGLFGTALGLVGLWWAEGTAVAHRGFFFGYTPAVWGVVLNQAFGGLLVAVVVKYADNILKGFATSLSIVLSTVASIRLFGFHVDPLFALGAGLVIGAVYLYSLPRGAAKAIASASASTSGPCTHQQPPGQPPPPQLSSHRGDVSTEPFLPKSVLVK; from the exons ATGGCAGCGGTGGGGTCCGGCGGTTCCCCCGCGGCGGCCGGGCCAGGGGTGGTCTCTGCAGGGATGTTGGAGCCTGGGACCACGACTGCGG GTAACGTGAAGCACCTGGTTCTTTTCCTCCACGAGGCTGTCCTGGTGCAGTATGTGGACACACTCAAGCTCGCAGTGCCCTCTCTCATCTACACCTTGCAGAATAACCTCCAGTATGTTGCCATCTCCAACCTGCCAGCTGCCACTTTCCAG GTCACGTACCAGCTGAAGATCCTGACCACGGCACTGTTCTCCGTGCTTATGCTGAACCGCAGCCTTTCCCGGCTGCAGTGGGCCTCCCTGCTGCTCCTCTTCACCGGAGTCGCCATTGTCCAGGCACAGCAAGCCGGCGGTGGGAGCCCGCGGCCTCTGGATCAGAACCCTGGGGCGGGCCTAGCAGCTGTCGTGGCGTCCTGTCTGTCCTCGGGATTTGCAGGTGTCTACTTTGAGAAGATCCTCAAAGGCAGCTCAGGCTCCGTGTGGCTGCGCAACCTGCAGCTGGGCCTCTTCGGCACAGCCCTGGGCCTGGTGGGGCTCTGGTGGGCCGAGGGCACCGCTGTAGCCCACCGCGGCTTCTTTTTCGGGTACACGCCTGCTGTCTGGGGCGTGGTGCTCAACCAGGCCTTCGGCGGGCTACTGGTGGCTGTTGTCGTCAAGTATGCCGACAATATCCTCAAGGGCTTTGCCACCTCCTTGTCCATTGTGCTGTCCACTGTTGCCTCCATCCGCCTCTTTGGCTTCCACGTGGACCCTTTGTTTGCCCTTGGTGCAGGGCTGGTCATCGGTGCCGTCTACCTCTACAGCCTGCCCCGAGGTGCAGCCAAAGCCATAGCTTCCGCGTCTGCCTCCACCTCTGGGCCCTGCACTCACCAGCAGCCTCCGGGGCAGCCACCGCCACCGCAGCTGTCTTCCCACCGTGGAGACGTCAGCACGGAGCCCTTTCTGCCAAAGTCAGTGCTGGTGAAGTGA
- the SLC35A2 gene encoding UDP-galactose translocator isoform X5 produces MAAVGSGGSPAAAGPGVVSAGMLEPGTTTAAHRRLKYISLAVLVVQNASLILSIRYARTLPGDRFFATTAVVMAEVLKGLTCLLLLFAQKRGNVKHLVLFLHEAVLVQYVDTLKLAVPSLIYTLQNNLQYVAISNLPAATFQPAPRCSQSHSFRVCLHLWALHSPAASGAATATAAVFPPWRRQHGALSAKVAHQGEGFLAAGIEDAGLASLSLLALVQPGPNALISTGGGVDAEPPVPTPPLPRRADMTKLWPRQDPTTPMPLLPLHYFLGEFL; encoded by the exons ATGGCAGCGGTGGGGTCCGGCGGTTCCCCCGCGGCGGCCGGGCCAGGGGTGGTCTCTGCAGGGATGTTGGAGCCTGGGACCACGACTGCGG CTCACCGGCGCCTCAAATACATATCCCTAGCTGTGCTGGTGGTCCAGAATGCCTCCCTCATCCTCAGCATCCGCTATGCCCGCACATTGCCTGGGGACCGCTTCTTTGCCACCACTGCTGTGGTCATGGCTGAAGTGCTCAAAGGTCTCACTTGCCTGCTGCTGCTCTTCGCACAGAAGAGGG GTAACGTGAAGCACCTGGTTCTTTTCCTCCACGAGGCTGTCCTGGTGCAGTATGTGGACACACTCAAGCTCGCAGTGCCCTCTCTCATCTACACCTTGCAGAATAACCTCCAGTATGTTGCCATCTCCAACCTGCCAGCTGCCACTTTCCAG CCTGCCCCGAGGTGCAGCCAAAGCCATAGCTTCCGCGTCTGCCTCCACCTCTGGGCCCTGCACTCACCAGCAGCCTCCGGGGCAGCCACCGCCACCGCAGCTGTCTTCCCACCGTGGAGACGTCAGCACGGAGCCCTTTCTGCCAAA GTTGCTCACCAAGGTGAAGGGTTCCTAGCCGCTGGGATTGAAGACGCTGGCCTGGCCTCACTCTCCCTTCTTGCCCTGGTCCAGCCAGGACCAAACGCTCTGATCAGTACTGGGGGGGGGGTAGACGCCGAACCCCCTGTCCCCACACCCCCTCTCCCACGCAGGGCTGACATGACTAAACTCTGGCCCAGACAGGACCCAACCACCCCCATGCCCCTGCTACCCCTACACTATTTCTTAGGtgagtttttgtaa
- the PQBP1 gene encoding polyglutamine-binding protein 1 gives MPLPVALQTRLAKRGILKHLEPEPEEEIIAEDYDDDPVDYEATRLEGLPPSWYKVFDPSCGLPYYWNVDTDLVSWLSPHDPNSVVSKSAKKLRSSNADAEEKLDRSHEKSDRGHEKSDRGHEKSERGHEKSERSHEKSDRDRERGYDKVDRERERDRDRDRDRGYDKVDREEGKERRHHRREELAPYPKSKKVASRKDEELDPMDPSSYSDAPRGTWSTGLPKRNEAKTGADTTAAGPLFQQRPYPSPGAVLRANAEASRTKQQD, from the exons ATGCCGCTGCCCGTTGCGCTGCAGACCCGCTTGGCCAAGAGAGGCATTCTCAAACATCTGGAGCCCG AACCGGAGGAAGAGATCATTGCCGAGGACTATGATGATGATCCTGTGGACTATGAGGCTACCCGGTTGGAGGGCCTGCCACCAAGCTGGTACAAGGTGTTTGACCCTTCCTG CGGGCTCCCTTACTACTGGAATGTGGACACAGACCTTGTGTCCTGGCTGTCCCCACATGATCCCAACTCCGTTGTTTCCAAATCTGCCAAGAAGCTCAGGAGCAGTAATGCAG ATGCTGAGGAGAAGTTGGATCGGAGCCATGAGAAATCGGACCGGGGCCACGAGAAATCGGACCGAGGTCACGAGAAGTCGGAACGCGGCCATGAGAAGTCAGAACGGAGCCATGAGAAGTCTGACAGAGACCGGGAGCGTGGTTATGACAAggtggacagagagagagagcgggACAGGGATCGGGACCGGGACCGCGGGTATGACAAGGTGGACCGGGAAGAGGGCAAAGAACGGCGCCACCATCGCCGGGAGGAGCTGGCTCCCTACCCCAAGAGcaagaagg TGGCAAGCCGGAAGGATGAAGAATTAGACCCCATGGACCCCAGTTCGTACTCAGATGCACCCCG GGGCACGTGGTCAACAGGACTCCCCAAGCGGAATGAGGCCAAGACGGGTGCAGACACGACAGCAGCCGGGCCCCTCTTCCAGCAGCGCCCTTACCCATCCCCGGGGGCTGTGCTCCGGGCCAATGCCGAGGCCTCCCGAACCAAGCAGCAGGACTGA
- the TIMM17B gene encoding mitochondrial import inner membrane translocase subunit Tim17-B: MEEYAREPCPWRIVDDCGGAFTMGVIGGGVFQAIKGFRNAPVGIRHRMRGSVNAVRIRAPQIGGSFAVWGGLFSTIDCGLVRLRGKEDPWNSITSGALTGAVLAARSGPLAMVGSAMMGGILLALIEGVGILLTRYTAQQFRNAPPFLEDPSQLPPKEGTPAPGYPSYQQYH; encoded by the exons ATGGAGGAGTACGCTCGGGAGCCTTG CCCATGGCGAATTGTGGATGATTGCGGTGGCGCCTTCACTATGGGTGTTATCGGCGGTGGAGTCTTCCAGGCCATTAAGGGCTTCCGCAATGCCCCTGTC GGAATTCGGCACCGAATGAGAGGCAGTGTCAACGCTGTGAGGATCCGAGCCCCTCAGATTGGAG GTAGCTTCGCAGTGTGGGGGGGCCTGTTCTCCACCATCGACTGCGGTCTGGTGCGGCTGCGGGGCAAGGAAGATCCCTGGAACTCCATCACCAGTGGAGCATTGACCGGGGCTGTGCTGGCTGCCCGCA GTGGCCCATTGGCCATGGTGGGCTCAGCAATGATGGGAGGCATTCTGTTGGCCCTCATCGAGGGTGTTGGCATCCTCCTCACTCGCTACACTGCCCAGCAGTTCCGCAATG CACCCCCATTCCTGGAGGACCCCAGCCAGCTGCCCCCTAAGGAGGGTACCCCAGCCCCAGGCTACCCCAGCTATCAGCAATACCACTGA